Part of the Spinacia oleracea cultivar Varoflay chromosome 5, BTI_SOV_V1, whole genome shotgun sequence genome, GATGTTTGTTGGTTTGTTGTTTTCCTCTGCTAGAATGCAGTGTTTTTGAGTTTTATAATAGTAGCAGCAGCAATAGTATTTTATGATCAGCAACTTTTTTTATAGCCATCAGCAGTAATTTTTTGAGTTAATTTGTACTAGTTTCAATTTGTTATGATTTCTTCTTTTCTATTGTACATGTATGATGTAGAATAGACTACAAAATTTATTCTCTTACCAAACATCAAGTAAGGGAAACGTATATAAGCGATTCTTTTCCTAGGATATACCAAACAACCAATAATGGTATTACTTAATCTTACCCTTTCCCCTTCTTATTTGTTTCCATTTCACTCTCTTTCCAACATTCATACCAAACACCCCTAAGATATTTACTGAAAGATTGAACAGTtttacaactttttttttatcgaTAAAGGCTATTAAAATGGAGTTTTTCTTGTTTCATTGTTGTTTTTCCTGCTTGGCTCTAATTTTCTATCGTTTTAATTTTGTTGTATGACATAAAGGTTTCTAAATCCGCTTTGTTTGCTTAGATTAACAACCCTACCCGTTTCTCATAATATATTCAGATATGGAAAATAACGAAgtataaaggtttaatcttgTTGAAGTGTGATAGTACTTTTCTATGCTTTAAATCTGCTCTCTTTTGATTAAATTCACAACCATAATTTTATTCTTTAGCCTAATATATTCAGATATgaacaataaaaaaattaatttgaagGGCTTCTCGAGATGTCAAAGTTGTGGCGACAACGAGGTTAACTATGGTGTATTATCCACTCCCTTACTCGAGGTATTCTCAATTAGTGTACATCCCATTCCCGACCTCACAGGCAACTTGTTTAATTGTGAAATCTATGGCTCGGTTAAGGTCACTAATGGATTAGGTCATGTACTTGTTCTTTACAACCGAGATCGTGACAATCCAGAGTTTATCAAGCCCAATGAAACAAGTTACAATCGTTATTTGTCGTTAACTGGACTTAAGGATGGCCGTGTTGTTATACCCTATGATTATGTCATTGTGGATATGTGCTTGAGGGACAGGTCTCGAGATGACATTGTAATTGCCAAAGGGGAGTTGAATTTCAATTACAAAGAATCCTTTTACACAGAACATGGTGCCAAACGTGTTGTAGGTGACGCTGGATTTGCGACTTTGCATTATGCCACTTTCCCTTATGCGGTGGTAGCTACTGTGGATGTGGTATTTTTCAGCAAACATGATGATTATGACACAATAGACTATGATCCGGATGAATATTCTGATTATGATAGTAGTGGATATGTAAATGATGACGCCGATGCTGATGTTTATGGGACTGTTGCTGCACATACCAATTTCCCTGGAAGTAGCTCCTACGAAGATAATACTACTATTTCAAGCATACTTTTCAATATGCCACATAATCAATGTGTACGGGTCAAATCTAGGACTTTTATCGAGTTGTCGAGATCTATGGTGGCTGTGCCCTTTTATTCGAATTCTCCCCTTCAAATCCATGTAGATTTCAAGTATAATGATGGAAGCAGGCTAGCTGAGGGTGTCTTAGAATTTCAATATATATATTGTGGCCTGATTAAGAAGGATGTTGTGGGAGAAAATGGGCGTATCCGAGTGCGAGTGAAATGGGTTGATGCATATGAGCAACGTTACAGGGGAAGTGATCTAAAACGGAGTGCAACCTTTGAGAAAGAAGAGAGCGAGATGGAGGGGCTGGTTAAAAGGCAGCGggtatttgtttttgtttatttcTTAATGGGATATTTCGTTTCTTGTTCTCACCTCACTATTAATCTTTGTTTTCTCCTTGTAGAGTCTTGTTGATCCACAACCCTCTTCGGCCTTTAGTGATTGGTAGGTGGCTCTCTCTTTTGTTGGATTCTTTGgttgctttttatttttatgatttatgtCATATTTGTCTATTGGGTGTTTCAGTTAGGGTATGCCTATGACTAGGACTGTGCACCGGTCCAAATCCGGCCCGTTCCGGATCCGAAATCTAGTTTTTTTCATGTCAGGTCCTGAATTATTCCGGACAAGTTTGGTCCTGTAAATTCCGGACCGGTTCTAGACCCGAGTAAAAGAAGACTAGTTTGTTGCAACTGGGAGTTTTGGTTGGCACAGAATGACTAGGATCTCAAGAAGCCTTTCATTCTACCGAACATGATCTCTGATTAGTATGCTTCCTGTAAATTCTGATTTGATTTTAAACTACTTTTGGCATATGCCAGGATTCACACAGTTTATGTGTTGCactgttttttattttattttttgggtgGCGGAGTGCTATTATTATGCCAAAAGTACATGTTATGCAGTTAGTTTTTGCTTCAGAACAGTCGTTAATTCACCActtattattttagtttttctCAATTCCAAGCATGCTCTATATATCTTTAGGGGCTTGTGTTTGTTTGTTTAGTTTTTTATGCAGTATAAAAGTTGGACTAATGTATGAGGGAATGTCTTTTTTCATTACCAGGTCGAAAGAAGAACAAGAGGACAATGGCTGGTCCGTAGATCCATTGCCGCTAGTGGAGGTGTTTTCAATTAGCATTGGTAGCAGTGACTTGAAACCTCCCTTTAAGCTGTATGGCAATATTAGAGTGGAATGTTGTCCTATATTCAATAGAGATGAGAGTTCCGCTCAGATATGTTTTGACAAGATAGAGTTCAAGTATCGCTATCGTTTTGGTTTTGATGCCTTAGAGGATTTTGGGATTTATTTTAAGCTCAAGGATGTTGAGGGTAATCTATCTATCGAAGGACAATTTTCGTGGGTAACCCGTTTGCTTGACTCGTGGTATGACAAGCGCATATGTTCTGTTGTACGAGGGGATCATGGATATGTAGCTGTGCATTACACAATTATTTATGATGGAATACAGGCAAAAGTAAAGGTGTTGGTCAAAAGGTTTGATAACACTTTGGACTTACCCACCAAGTTTTATGGAAGTCTTGTTGCTCGGTATAGCAACCATGAGTACTCAAACTCCTATGACAAGAAATACTATCAGAGTACACTTTTTGAGAGAAGTTTAGATGATCCTGTTAACCTTAAAAAGGATAGTTCATTGCCACTGTCAAAATCTCTGGTTTGTGTTCCAAGAATGTCTTCCCTAATAATCCAAGTAGACTTAACAGCTGATGACAACTTACTTCCACAGCCAGGTTTTGGTGTTGAGGTTTTGCAGGGCAGCGTGGAGTTTAATACGGATGGTAGTCAACGTTCTAAGGAGATTTGGGGACAAAACTACTGGATCGAGATATCGGTTAAGTGGCAAACGGGGTTGTGGTAGTTTGTTTAG contains:
- the LOC110776642 gene encoding uncharacterized protein isoform X3, with amino-acid sequence MCLRDRSRDDIVIAKGELNFNYKESFYTEHGAKRVVGDAGFATLHYATFPYAVVATVDVVFFSKHDDYDTIDYDPDEYSDYDSSGYVNDDADADVYGTVAAHTNFPGSSSYEDNTTISSILFNMPHNQCVRVKSRTFIELSRSMVAVPFYSNSPLQIHVDFKYNDGSRLAEGVLEFQYIYCGLIKKDVVGENGRIRVRVKWVDAYEQRYRGSDLKRSATFEKEESEMEGLVKRQRSLVDPQPSSAFSDWSKEEQEDNGWSVDPLPLVEVFSISIGSSDLKPPFKLYGNIRVECCPIFNRDESSAQICFDKIEFKYRYRFGFDALEDFGIYFKLKDVEGNLSIEGQFSWVTRLLDSWYDKRICSVVRGDHGYVAVHYTIIYDGIQAKVKVLVKRFDNTLDLPTKFYGSLVARYSNHEYSNSYDKKYYQSTLFERSLDDPVNLKKDSSLPLSKSLVCVPRMSSLIIQVDLTADDNLLPQPGFGVEVLQGSVEFNTDGSQRSKEIWGQNYWIEISVKWQTGLW
- the LOC110776642 gene encoding uncharacterized protein isoform X2, which gives rise to MNNKKINLKGFSRCQSCGDNEVNYGVLSTPLLEVFSISVHPIPDLTGNLFNCEIYGSVKVTNGLGHVLVLYNRDRDNPEFIKPNETSYNRYLSLTGLKDGRVVIPYDYVIVDMCLRDRSRDDIVIAKGELNFNYKESFYTEHGAKRVVGDAGFATLHYATFPYAVVATVDVVFFSKHDDYDTIDYDPDEYSDYDSSGYVNDDADADVYGTVAAHTNFPGSSSYEDNTTISSILFNMPHNQCVRVKSRTFIELSRSMVAVPFYSNSPLQIHVDFKYNDGSRLAEGVLEFQYIYCGLIKKDVVGENGRIRVRVKWVDAYEQRYRGSDLKRSATFEKEESEMEGLVKRQRSLVDPQPSSAFSDWSKEEQEDNGWSVDPLPLVEVFSISIGSSDLKPPFKLYGNIRVECCPIFNRDESSAQICFDKIEFKYRYRFGFDALEDFGIYFKLKDVEGNLSIEGQFSWVTRLLDSWYDKRICSVVRGDHGYVAVHYTIIYDGIQAKVKVLVKRFDNTLDLPTKFYGSLVARYSNHEYSNSYDKKYYQSTLFERSLDDPVNLKKDSSLPLSKSLVCVPRMSSLIIQVDLTADDNLLPQPGFGVEVLQGSVEFNTDGSQRSKEIWGQNYWIEISVKWQTGLW
- the LOC110776642 gene encoding uncharacterized protein isoform X1, encoding MNVYLANSRTTNFFSFLSRFFGRVLLHLVSLIYSDMNNKKINLKGFSRCQSCGDNEVNYGVLSTPLLEVFSISVHPIPDLTGNLFNCEIYGSVKVTNGLGHVLVLYNRDRDNPEFIKPNETSYNRYLSLTGLKDGRVVIPYDYVIVDMCLRDRSRDDIVIAKGELNFNYKESFYTEHGAKRVVGDAGFATLHYATFPYAVVATVDVVFFSKHDDYDTIDYDPDEYSDYDSSGYVNDDADADVYGTVAAHTNFPGSSSYEDNTTISSILFNMPHNQCVRVKSRTFIELSRSMVAVPFYSNSPLQIHVDFKYNDGSRLAEGVLEFQYIYCGLIKKDVVGENGRIRVRVKWVDAYEQRYRGSDLKRSATFEKEESEMEGLVKRQRSLVDPQPSSAFSDWSKEEQEDNGWSVDPLPLVEVFSISIGSSDLKPPFKLYGNIRVECCPIFNRDESSAQICFDKIEFKYRYRFGFDALEDFGIYFKLKDVEGNLSIEGQFSWVTRLLDSWYDKRICSVVRGDHGYVAVHYTIIYDGIQAKVKVLVKRFDNTLDLPTKFYGSLVARYSNHEYSNSYDKKYYQSTLFERSLDDPVNLKKDSSLPLSKSLVCVPRMSSLIIQVDLTADDNLLPQPGFGVEVLQGSVEFNTDGSQRSKEIWGQNYWIEISVKWQTGLW